The following proteins are co-located in the Pseudomonas antarctica genome:
- a CDS encoding ZIP family metal transporter, producing the protein MGTETLAISSGRMFRYAFGSLLLLAGTALLVAHGLTWLDLEPRILRALQGGAICALGTALGAVPVLVIRRMPVALSDTLLGFGAGVMLAATAFSLIVPGIAAAQSLGLSPWGASGLISFGIMLGAFGLYLVDRKVSGANPEMLVGTPDKPVIPPRIWLFVFAIIAHNIPEGMAVGVSAGGGMPDADSLAMGIALQDVPEGLVIALVLAGAGMSRVKAFLIGAASGLVEPVFAVLCAWLVSLAEVLLPLGLALAAGAMLLVVTHEVIPESRRNGHEKLASLGLCVGFCLMMVMDTALG; encoded by the coding sequence CACTGGCGATCAGCAGTGGGCGAATGTTTCGTTACGCGTTTGGCTCGCTGCTGCTATTGGCAGGGACTGCGTTGCTGGTGGCACACGGGCTGACCTGGCTGGACCTTGAACCGCGTATCTTGCGTGCCTTGCAGGGCGGCGCGATCTGCGCGCTCGGCACGGCACTGGGCGCGGTGCCGGTGTTGGTGATTCGCCGGATGCCGGTGGCGCTGAGCGATACCTTGCTGGGCTTTGGTGCCGGGGTAATGTTGGCGGCGACGGCCTTTTCGCTGATCGTGCCGGGCATTGCAGCAGCCCAAAGCCTTGGGCTTTCGCCTTGGGGCGCGAGTGGTTTGATCAGCTTCGGGATCATGCTCGGGGCGTTCGGTCTTTATCTGGTCGACCGCAAGGTATCAGGCGCTAACCCGGAGATGCTGGTGGGCACGCCGGATAAACCGGTGATTCCCCCACGCATCTGGCTATTCGTATTTGCCATTATTGCGCACAACATTCCGGAAGGCATGGCGGTAGGCGTTTCGGCAGGTGGAGGAATGCCGGATGCCGACAGCTTGGCCATGGGGATTGCCCTGCAGGACGTACCGGAAGGTTTAGTGATCGCACTGGTCTTGGCCGGGGCGGGGATGTCGCGAGTCAAAGCGTTCCTGATCGGCGCGGCGTCGGGCCTGGTTGAACCGGTATTTGCTGTGCTGTGTGCGTGGTTGGTGAGCCTGGCGGAGGTTTTGTTGCCGCTGGGGCTCGCGCTGGCGGCTGGGGCGATGTTGCTGGTGGTGACGCACGAAGTGATCCCCGAGTCGCGCCGTAATGGTCACGAAAAGCTTGCCAGCCTGGGGTTGTGCGTCGGGTTCTGTTTGATGATGGTGATGGATACTGCTTTAGGGTGA
- a CDS encoding HPr family phosphocarrier protein → MPALEIEIINKLGLHARASAKFVGVAGQFPCQIRAGRTPESMVDGKSIMAMMMLAAGKGTKIHLKTEGEQEQEAMDALVKLINNFFDEGE, encoded by the coding sequence ATGCCCGCTCTGGAAATTGAAATCATCAACAAGCTGGGCCTGCACGCCCGCGCTTCAGCTAAATTTGTCGGTGTTGCCGGGCAGTTTCCTTGCCAGATCCGCGCCGGGCGCACTCCGGAATCCATGGTCGACGGTAAAAGTATTATGGCCATGATGATGCTGGCCGCCGGCAAGGGCACCAAGATTCATTTAAAGACGGAAGGCGAACAAGAGCAGGAAGCGATGGACGCGCTGGTGAAGCTGATCAATAACTTCTTTGATGAGGGTGAGTAA